In Chryseobacterium gotjawalense, the following are encoded in one genomic region:
- a CDS encoding enoyl-CoA hydratase/isomerase family protein produces the protein MSYENIILETDQKTAVITINRPQSLNALNAKTILELSQALDEVSADSQYRAVIITGSGEKSFVAGADIKEFSDFGTAAAEDLSRNGQHILFNKIENLNKPVIAAVNGFALGGGLELAMACHIRYASENARLGLPEVTLGLIPGYGGTQRLPKLVGKGLANELIFSAKMIPAQRAKEIGLVNEVFSLEELLPKTKELANTIAQNSPMGISKAIAAVNQYDTVQGFETEMKSFGELFEMEDKKEGVAAFLEKRKPSF, from the coding sequence ATATAATTTTAGAAACGGACCAAAAAACTGCGGTTATCACAATTAACCGTCCACAAAGTTTAAATGCACTCAATGCAAAAACCATTCTGGAATTGAGCCAGGCTTTAGACGAAGTTTCTGCCGACTCCCAATACAGAGCCGTGATCATCACCGGCAGCGGTGAAAAATCTTTTGTTGCAGGAGCCGACATCAAAGAGTTTTCTGATTTCGGAACTGCCGCTGCTGAAGATTTGTCCAGAAACGGGCAGCATATTCTTTTTAATAAAATCGAAAACCTCAACAAACCTGTTATCGCTGCGGTAAATGGTTTTGCCTTGGGTGGCGGTTTAGAATTAGCCATGGCCTGCCACATTCGGTATGCTTCAGAAAACGCGCGGTTAGGATTGCCGGAAGTAACTTTAGGACTAATCCCGGGTTATGGAGGAACTCAGCGGTTACCAAAACTAGTCGGAAAAGGCCTGGCCAATGAATTAATTTTCTCCGCAAAGATGATTCCGGCACAACGGGCAAAAGAAATCGGTTTGGTTAACGAAGTTTTTAGTTTAGAAGAACTTTTACCAAAGACCAAAGAACTTGCAAATACCATCGCTCAGAATTCACCTATGGGAATTTCCAAAGCGATTGCTGCCGTCAATCAGTATGATACCGTCCAGGGTTTCGAAACTGAAATGAAATCGTTTGGTGAACTCTTTGAAAT